A region of Vitis riparia cultivar Riparia Gloire de Montpellier isolate 1030 chromosome 12, EGFV_Vit.rip_1.0, whole genome shotgun sequence DNA encodes the following proteins:
- the LOC117926841 gene encoding uncharacterized protein LOC117926841, which produces MSGPYGGALFSATTYDANDSMFPLVFGVMSSKNYEDWLWFLEKLKIVVGNKEIIIISDRHPALLCSVLEVFGIENHAYCYRHLKENFSSFLSKHNTRGNKGKENALQFLDSIAYGRLEHDYNVSMFELKKYNEALATWVEENAPHHWTMSKFPKQRWDKMTRNLAKSFNAWLRIERHHSICNFLLEHMSKLASMLVKHQEKSKNWKGCIGPKIEAKVQENIAKGAVYPVTPFMNGVFGVCIGRALLNVDILNRTCTCRGWQMLGIPCEHAIAVIISIGQNVTDFVDDCYKYPMQELIYGGSFSGIKTHDMPTVDDDGLVQSITEEVFFSLKPPHTKRAPRRPRKKRIESQFQDKRTVYCSRCHMSGHNRKTYKNPLP; this is translated from the coding sequence ATGAGTGGGCCTTATGGCGGTGCTCTATTTTCAGCCACCACCTATGATGCGAATGACTCCATGTTCCCCTTAGTCTTTGGAGTGATGAGCTCgaaaaattatgaagattggTTATGGTTCTTGGAAAAACTGAAGATAGTTGTGGGAAACaaggaaattattattatctcagATAGACATCCTGCTTTGCTTTGTAGTGTCCTTGAGGTGTTTGGCATTGAAAACCATGCTTATTGCTACCGTCACCTGAAGGAGAATTTTAGTAGTTTCTTGTCCAAGCATAACACACGAGGGAACAAGGGTAAAGAAAATGCATTGCAATTCCTAGATAGCATTGCGTATGGAAGGTTAGAACATGATTATAACGTTTCCAtgtttgaactaaaaaaatacaaCGAGGCTTTAGCCACatgggttgaagaaaatgcGCCGCACCATTGGACCATGTCAAAATTCCCAAAACAAAGATGGGATAAAATGACCAGGAACCTTGCCAAGTCATTTAATGCTTGGTTACGGATTGAAAGACATCACTCTATTTGTAACTTTTTATTGGAGCACATGTCCAAGTTAGCTTCTATGCTTGTGAAGCATCAAGAAAAGTCCAAGAATTGGAAAGGGTGTATAGGGCCAAAAATTGAAGCTAAGGTGCAGGAAAATATTGCAAAGGGTGCGGTGTATCCAGTCACACCGTTCATGAATGGAGTATTTGGGGTATGTATTGGGAGAGCCTTGTTGAATGTAGACATTCTGAACCGTACATGCACTTGTAGGGGTTGGCAAATGTTGGGAATCCCTTGTGAGCATGCCATAGCCGTCATTATTTCCATTGGTCAAAATGTTACTGATTTCGTCGATGATTGCTACAAATACCCAATGCAAGAGTTGATATATGGGGGCTCTTTTTCCGGCATAAAGACCCATGACATGCCTACTGTGGATGATGATGGTTTGGTTCAATCTATCACCGAGGAGGTATTCTTCTCTCTAAAGCCTCCACATACAAAGCGCGCTCCCAGAAGGCCAAGGAAGAAGCGCATTGAGTCTCAATTTCAAGATAAACGAACTGTTTATTGCTCTCGTTGTCATATGTCCGGCCACAATAGAAAAACCTACAAAAATCCTTTGCCCTAA
- the LOC117926142 gene encoding thiamine biosynthetic bifunctional enzyme TH1, chloroplastic-like isoform X1, which translates to MASEILSSSFFNKNVFPCSPIPVASQGFAQSRISRLHFANSRSNRSYQTKIFTVMQEDRASTVKDDSKMKIPHVLTVAGSDSGAGAGIQADLKACAARGVYCSTVITAVTAQNTVGVQGVNIVPEDFVAEQLKSVLSDMRVDVVKTGMLPTIGIVKVLHHSLKEFPVQALVVDPVMVSTSGDVLAGPSILAAFREELLPMADIVTPNLKEASALLGGLQLETVSDMCTAAKLIHDMGPRNVLVKGGDLPSSLDAVDIFFDGDDFYELRSSRIKTRNTHGTGCTLASCIAAELAKGSQILSAVKIAKHYIETALDYSKDIAIGNGFQGPFDHLLKLKSNIRNSFRQQAFNPANLFLYAVTDSGMNKKWGRSITEAVKAAIEGGATIVQLREKDAETRDFLEAAKACVEICHSHGVPLLINDRIDVALACDADGVHVGQSDIPARVVRTLLGPEKIIGVSCKTPEQAEKAWIDGADYIGCGGVYPTNTKANNITVGLDGLKTVCLASKLPVVAIGGINASNARTVMEIGVPNLKGVAVVSALFDRECVLTETQKLHGDLTQAAAMAK; encoded by the exons ATGGCTTCAGAAATCCTTTCTAGCTCCTTCTTCAACAAG aATGTTTTTCCATGCAGCCCAATCCCAGTTGCTTCACAAGGGTTTGCACAATCTAGGATTTCAAGACTACATTTTGCAAATTCAAGAAGCAATAGAAGCTACCAAACAAAGATTTTCACAGTGATGCAGGAAGATAGGGCTTCAACAGTGAAAGATGACTCTAAGATGAAAATTCCACATGTTTTGACTGTTGCTGGCTCTGATTCAGGAGCTGGGGCTGGAATACAAGCTGATCTTAAGGCTTGTGCAGCACGTGGAGTTTACTGTTCCACAGTGATTACTGCTGTTACAGCACAAAATACTGTTGGGGTTCAG gGTGTAAACATTGTGCCTGAGGATTTTGTTGCAGAGCAATTGAAATCTGTGCTCTCTGACATGCGTGTTGATGTG GTGAAAACAGGCATGCTTCCTACTATTGGCATAGTCAAGGTTCTTCATCACAGTCTCAAGGAGTTCCCAGTTCAAG CTTTAGTGGTCGATCCTGTCATGGTGTCTACAAGTGGAGATGTACTGGCTGGTCCTTCCATTCTTGCTGCATTTCG GGAGGAACTTCTTCCCATGGCTGACATTGTAACCCCAAATTTGAAAGAGGCATCTGCTTTACTTGGTGGTCTACAACTGGAGACTGTTTCTGATATGTGTACTGCTGCAAAATTGATACATGATATGGGCCCCCG AAATGTACTTGTTAAAGGTGGTGATCTCCCTTCTTCATTGGATGCtgttgatattttctttgatg GTGATGATTTCTATGAGCTGCGCTCATCACGCATAAAAACTCGGAATACCCATGGAACTGGTTGCACTTTGGCTTCTTGTATAGCAGCTGAGCTAGCAAAGGGTTCTCAAATACTATCAGCTGTCAAG ATAGCTAAACACTATATTGAAACTGCCTTGGATTACAGCAAAGACATTGCTATAGGAAATGGGTTTCAAGGCCCTTTTGACCACCTACTGAAGCTTAAGAGTAATATCCGCAATTCCTTCAGGCAGCAGGCATTCAATCCAGCCAACCTATTCTTGTATGCTGTTACAGATTCAGGGATGAATAAGAAGTGGGGTCGTTCCATTACAGAAGCTGTTAAAGCTGCCATAGAAGGTGGTGCTACCATTGTTCAGCTGAG GGAGAAGGATGCTGAAACACGAGACTTTCTGGAAGCAGCCAAAGCATGTGTAGAAATTTGTCACTCCCATGGAGTACCTCTATTGATAAATGACCGAATCGATGTTGCCCTTGCCTGTGACGCTGATGGTGTGCATGTTGGCCAGTCTGATATCCCTGCTCGTGTCGTCCGCACACTTCTTGGGCCCGAAAAGATTATTGGGGTATCATGCAAGACACCAGAGCAAGCCGAGAAAGCATGGATCGATGGTGCCGATTACATTGGCTGTGGTGGCGTATATCCAACTAATACAAAAGCAAACAACATTACTGTTGGCTTGGATGGTCTGAAAACTGTTTGTTTAGCTTCCAAGTTACCCGTGGTTGCCATTGGTGGCATCAATGCTTCAAATGCTCGTACCGTGATGGAAATCGGCGTCCCAAATTTAAAAGGTGTTGCAGTTGTATCTGCTCTGTTCGACAGGGAATGTGTTTTGACTGAGACCCAGAAGCTGCATGGAGATCTGACACAGGCAGCAGCAATGGCAAAATAA
- the LOC117926142 gene encoding thiamine biosynthetic bifunctional enzyme TH1, chloroplastic-like isoform X2: MQEDRASTVKDDSKMKIPHVLTVAGSDSGAGAGIQADLKACAARGVYCSTVITAVTAQNTVGVQGVNIVPEDFVAEQLKSVLSDMRVDVVKTGMLPTIGIVKVLHHSLKEFPVQALVVDPVMVSTSGDVLAGPSILAAFREELLPMADIVTPNLKEASALLGGLQLETVSDMCTAAKLIHDMGPRNVLVKGGDLPSSLDAVDIFFDGDDFYELRSSRIKTRNTHGTGCTLASCIAAELAKGSQILSAVKIAKHYIETALDYSKDIAIGNGFQGPFDHLLKLKSNIRNSFRQQAFNPANLFLYAVTDSGMNKKWGRSITEAVKAAIEGGATIVQLREKDAETRDFLEAAKACVEICHSHGVPLLINDRIDVALACDADGVHVGQSDIPARVVRTLLGPEKIIGVSCKTPEQAEKAWIDGADYIGCGGVYPTNTKANNITVGLDGLKTVCLASKLPVVAIGGINASNARTVMEIGVPNLKGVAVVSALFDRECVLTETQKLHGDLTQAAAMAK; encoded by the exons ATGCAGGAAGATAGGGCTTCAACAGTGAAAGATGACTCTAAGATGAAAATTCCACATGTTTTGACTGTTGCTGGCTCTGATTCAGGAGCTGGGGCTGGAATACAAGCTGATCTTAAGGCTTGTGCAGCACGTGGAGTTTACTGTTCCACAGTGATTACTGCTGTTACAGCACAAAATACTGTTGGGGTTCAG gGTGTAAACATTGTGCCTGAGGATTTTGTTGCAGAGCAATTGAAATCTGTGCTCTCTGACATGCGTGTTGATGTG GTGAAAACAGGCATGCTTCCTACTATTGGCATAGTCAAGGTTCTTCATCACAGTCTCAAGGAGTTCCCAGTTCAAG CTTTAGTGGTCGATCCTGTCATGGTGTCTACAAGTGGAGATGTACTGGCTGGTCCTTCCATTCTTGCTGCATTTCG GGAGGAACTTCTTCCCATGGCTGACATTGTAACCCCAAATTTGAAAGAGGCATCTGCTTTACTTGGTGGTCTACAACTGGAGACTGTTTCTGATATGTGTACTGCTGCAAAATTGATACATGATATGGGCCCCCG AAATGTACTTGTTAAAGGTGGTGATCTCCCTTCTTCATTGGATGCtgttgatattttctttgatg GTGATGATTTCTATGAGCTGCGCTCATCACGCATAAAAACTCGGAATACCCATGGAACTGGTTGCACTTTGGCTTCTTGTATAGCAGCTGAGCTAGCAAAGGGTTCTCAAATACTATCAGCTGTCAAG ATAGCTAAACACTATATTGAAACTGCCTTGGATTACAGCAAAGACATTGCTATAGGAAATGGGTTTCAAGGCCCTTTTGACCACCTACTGAAGCTTAAGAGTAATATCCGCAATTCCTTCAGGCAGCAGGCATTCAATCCAGCCAACCTATTCTTGTATGCTGTTACAGATTCAGGGATGAATAAGAAGTGGGGTCGTTCCATTACAGAAGCTGTTAAAGCTGCCATAGAAGGTGGTGCTACCATTGTTCAGCTGAG GGAGAAGGATGCTGAAACACGAGACTTTCTGGAAGCAGCCAAAGCATGTGTAGAAATTTGTCACTCCCATGGAGTACCTCTATTGATAAATGACCGAATCGATGTTGCCCTTGCCTGTGACGCTGATGGTGTGCATGTTGGCCAGTCTGATATCCCTGCTCGTGTCGTCCGCACACTTCTTGGGCCCGAAAAGATTATTGGGGTATCATGCAAGACACCAGAGCAAGCCGAGAAAGCATGGATCGATGGTGCCGATTACATTGGCTGTGGTGGCGTATATCCAACTAATACAAAAGCAAACAACATTACTGTTGGCTTGGATGGTCTGAAAACTGTTTGTTTAGCTTCCAAGTTACCCGTGGTTGCCATTGGTGGCATCAATGCTTCAAATGCTCGTACCGTGATGGAAATCGGCGTCCCAAATTTAAAAGGTGTTGCAGTTGTATCTGCTCTGTTCGACAGGGAATGTGTTTTGACTGAGACCCAGAAGCTGCATGGAGATCTGACACAGGCAGCAGCAATGGCAAAATAA
- the LOC117926881 gene encoding serine/threonine-protein kinase SRK2A encodes MEKYELVKDIGSGNFGVARLMRNKETKELVAMKYIERGQKIDENVAREIINHRSLRHPNIIRFKEVVLTPTHLAIVMEYAAGGELFERICNAGRFSEDEARYFFQQLISGVSYCHSMQICHRDLKLENTLLDGSPAPRLKICDFGYSKSSLLHSRPKSTVGTPAYIAPEVLSRREYDGKLADVWSCGVTLYVMLVGAYPFEDQEDPKNFRKTISRIMAVQYKIPDYVHISQDCRHLLARIFVANPSRRVTIKDIKNHPWFLKNLPRELTEAAQALYYRRENPTFSLQSIEDIMKIVDEAKTPPPVSRSIGGFGWGGKEEEEEEKEEEKEEEVETEEEEEDEYEKQVKEAHASGEVHVS; translated from the exons atggagaagtatGAGCTTGTGAAGGATATAGGATCTGGGAATTTTGGTGTGGCTAGGCTTATGAGGAACAAGGAAACCAAAGAGCTTGTTGCCATGAAGTACATTGAAAGAGGTCAAAAG ATTGATGAGAATGTGGCCAGGGAGATCATAAATCACCGTTCCCTTCGGCATCCAAACATAATTCGATTCAAGGAG GTGGTTTTGACTCCCACACATCTTGCTATTGTCATGGAGTACGCTGCAGGAGGGGAGCTCTTTGAGCGAATCTGCAATGCTGGGAGGTTTAGCGAAGATGAG GCTAGGTATTTTTTTCAGCAGCTTATCTCCGGGGTCAGCTATTGCCATTCCATG CAAATATGCCATAGGGATTTGAAGCTGGAAAATACCTTGTTGGATGGAAGCCCTGCGCCACGCCTGAAAATCTGTGACTTTGGCTACTCTAAG TCATCTTTGCTGCATTCAAGACCCAAATCAACAGTTGGAACTCCAGCTTATATTGCACCAGAGGTTCTTTCTCGAAGAGAATATGATGGCAAG TTGGCAGATGTGTGGTCCTGTGGAGTAACTCTTTATGTTATGCTGGTGGGAGCGTACCCTTTTGAGGACCAAGAAGACCCGAAGAATTTTAGGAAAACCATCAGT CGTATAATGGCTGTTCAATACAAGATTCCCGATTATGTTCACATATCTCAAGATTGTAGGCATCTCCTTGCTCGCATATTTGTGGCAAATCCATCCAGG AGGGTCACTATCAAAGACATCAAGAATCACCCATGGTTTCTAAAGAACTTGCCCCGGGAACTCACAGAAGCAGCTCAAGCTCTCTATTACAGGAGAGAAAACCCTACCTTTTCCCTTCAAAGTATAGAggacatcatgaaaattgtggaTGAGGCCAAAACCCCTCCTCCAGTTTCCCGGTCAATTGGAGGCTTTGGCTGGGGaggcaaagaagaagaagaagaagaaaaggaagaagaaaaggaagaagaggtGGAGAccgaggaagaagaagaggacgaGTATGAGAAGCAAGTCAAAGAAGCCCATGCAAGTGGAGAAGTTCATGTCAGTTAA